ttattttaatttttcttttgaataaacctatattttttttagttaaatatttcttgTTTAATTgctttctttttatttatttattttttgtaggttgaattgttatatatacataaactatttatgcatatatgtatatatatatttatacacatGCCCAGTGTGCATATTATccaataaataataatatattaatttttcaaacaaataaaatataataaataataaataaacatttttacaAGGCTCtacatgcatataattACATATATGAATAGATATACACATTTGTAAAAACACACAACATTTATGTCCATATATAGGTGTATTTGGTTGTGTggaatataattattttaaaaataatgtctGTGCCAGCATAGTGTTTTCATAAACAATActaaaatttgtttatatgcatacttttatttttcttaataaaaacagaaaaaaaaataattaactAATCAAACAAGGATTGcataattaattaaaatataaatcaatgcaaaaaaaaatatgtacaaatataaagacCTATATGCATTGTGACTAAATTGTGATGCCCATGTGgtacacattttttttaataaacaCCATAGTGAATTTTTcttactttttatttatttatttattatattaattttactACGATTTCtatttccctttttttttctgtgTTTTTTTGTCGACTCGAATAAATAGCCCTTAAGAACAATAATGTAAAacatgtaaatatattttcgaagcttttaatataatatgttatttttatattaacaataatttatttgaactatgaaatcatataaataataattatttggaataatttttcttcatattaattgtgtaagtatataataacttttacaattgtataaatacgtacatacatacatatgaggtttaacaaaaataatttcaaatcaaattaaaaaattacttttatttgattttttttttttctcattatcataaacatattaaagAATTAATTTCTTCTTAACaaacttatatataatggaaaaacataccattttttttaacgaTAATTGAGGTACTAAAAAAGGTTAatattgttaataaaatatataacatgaaaaaaatagtatatattctatataatatagtaTGTGCATATGCAACGTGAATAAGGGTTTTGTAAATTGAATATTCCTGAAATTATGCTAGtataagaaaatatataattgaaataaaaattaaaacaaaagggcgtgaagaaaaaaaaaacgtaGAAGGAATcataatatgcatattacattaatttattaaatatccccacaaaaaaaaaaaataagccGAGCATAtgtatgttttttttatatagggtttacataaatataagtacatatataataatttatacactacatattatatgaatatttagtatatatataagataTCATTTCTTTGAgttgtaataaaaattatatttttcggatttaattattagaaattctttttttttcatcacaTTATAATAGCATTTCGTAAAGGTATTTACCATGTGCGAAAaaggtaaaaaaaaatagttatgaacgaaaacaaaaaaaaagctaGTAACgtatagaaataaaagCATACATATGCTCATATACAATACTATTAGTAGAAATTGTTTTAGAAAATGAATTACACATGTTTAAGTTAATGAAGATTATACTCTGCTAcaaatttatgtatatatattttttctcctttgcatgtttttttatgaaaataaaaaatatgtaagtAAATTTTGTGTGTTACCTTTCGTGATTTTTGCGTACTTATTTATAAGcatagttttattttttgctaTATAACTCAaagttaataaataattatataacaataatgTGAATTTCACAAGTGTAAATATATGACTACGtcaaatatatgaataaactTGGAAAATAACAGTtgatcatttttttaagaatgtaaatataaagattTTCTATAATAAAGATTCGTGGAAAGTATTAAATAGGTAcctatatatgtatatggaaatttttttttggttttttcaataatattctttaacggtttagaaatattatataattgtagagaaaaaaagaaattgaaaatttaaacctgtttttattttgtaacatattttaatgtAACGACAAatttaagaaaataatttcacactattaatttataaatctTTAACATTgatgttttaaaaatgttatatgaatataatataagaataaataaaagatatttCATTCAGgtcttatttttataaaaaaaaaaaagaaaaaatatattcttatTACATGCTCATATAGCGTATAGTATTATGTACAGATATAATTaggaatatattaaatatcattttttgcaaaaaaaaaaactcttaataatataaaaaaggaaaatatatgaaataattatcaatggaaaatttcaataaaaatttcaataaaatttaataattttataagcGCAAATATTACTTTTGTGTTtctctttatatataaagcaAAAGTGTGTATACATTTTAATAGCTCTTATATTTACTAAAAAAGtaaatggatatatattttcatataaaaaaatatatatactgaTCGTggcattattatataaaattgaaaatataatatttacgcagttatttatttaaaaaaatataagtatgCATTTATATGAAGAATAAAATTCAAGATATGCATAGACGCATAGTTACATAAATAAACTTAAATTTTCTTTGGACATGTttttagaaataataattttgtattagTATCTGatagataaaataaataaggcaatataacaattaggctaaaaaaaaatatgagtTAAAGGATAACAAAGtcagaaatattatataacatcaaaaaaaagggaaaaacttttagtaaaaatataaattatgtttGCAAGCCTTTTGATATTTgaatgtttatatttagtttttatatcaaaataaaatagattAAAATGTGGAAAATTcctaaaattaatataaacaataaatttctgatttaatgaaaaatttatataacacatttaactatttaaatagtattgtttataatagaaataaaacaaatatattaatagatATTTCTCAAAATATGAATAgtaatattcatataaataatttcaaTATGCAAAATGATATAgtcaatataattttagaaGAATGTATAAAAGATTGGTTcccatttttaaatgatcatgaatataaagaaaatgaaaataaaataaaagaaaaacgaaaagaagaagaaaattataaaaatataaataaaatagagaaagaaaatataaaagatgaaattgtaaaattgaaaaaattttataaaggTATAAAATCAGATCATTttcctttaaaaaaattatataaatctgaacgatacatttttaacttaaacaatgaagaaaatgatgatgatGTTTTCTTTAATTCTGATGGTGTGTATAtggaaatattaaaagaaaataatagaatTCAGGGTAAAGACAATTTTTATggtattaataataaagaatttgtgaatgataatttaaatgatattCATGGAAATACAAAGTTTTATGATTGCTTATATACAGAAAAcgaggaaaaaaaaaataataaattatccAGAAAAATGAGTAACGACGATGAATATAAAcaagaatatataaatagagaaaaaaatgaaactgTTTATGAatgggaaaaaaataaaaaaataaaaaatggtgTAAAAATTGATGTAATAAATgatgtaaaaaatgatgtaaaaaatgatgtaaaaaatgatgtAATAAATGGTGTAATAAATGATGTAAAAATTGATGTAATAAATGGTGTAATAAATGATGTAAAAATTGATGTAATAAATGATGTAAAAAATggtataataaataataatcgGAATTATGATCGAAGCCGATATAATTCAGAAAGTGATAGTGCACTATTTAAAcgaaaaaaaggaaatgaTACAAAAGGAGAGgaagatatatttttgaatgtAAAAGAGTATGATGTTGATGGGGTAAAAATCGGGAAAAATGgatttaatgaaaatatgttagatgataaaaatagttttctaaataaatactcatgtaaagaaaaagaaatatgtataaataagatgaaaaattttaattatgtGGATGAAATagacataaaaaaagaaagtaAAGAACCGAgcttaaataatatgaacgAGCCAGGTAAATCCGTAATAAATAGCGATGGACAAACATTGTTAGATAGAAAAAGTATAAGCACAATTATacaagaaataaaaattgaagacggaaaagaaaaaaattattctaTGGATTCATATGGaagtatttatttaaatacatGTTTGAAAGTTTTAAAAGTtgatattaattattttttaattccccaaaatattgaaaatgaagagttattaaatgaaaaaaaaaaaattaaagaaattttaaaactttatgataaattattttatactCATTTTAAGTTTATTccaaacaaattttataaagaaACATTGAGGCCTATCTATTCgtattatcaaaatttgAAATCTACAATCGGATTGGGGCCAGTCAATACATCACTCGATTTGACATCAAAAATATCATGCTCTATAAGTCAGAATTATGAGATTCGGACaaatagtaatataaaaaaagtgaaataaatataaaagtattGTCTATTTTGTGTCTATAAAATTGGATTTGGTCTGTTTTTCCACTGCTTCACTCTTATCATCTTTCTCATTTTTGTCcatttgttcatttttattttcacctttttaattttttcattttttttccattttagACACCCCCAAGGTACATAGTAGCGAAGGAAATCCGATAAAAGCCAAAACACATGAACCTGTGGAATACACAAATTTAGGGAGTTTCTccaatttaataaatgacATGAATgttaagaaaatattattagatGTGGATGAAAGTACAGATATTAGCCATATGGAAAAtgattataaatttttatataatgatttggtaaaattaaaaaatttacttataaaaaagcggaattataagaatattttatttgattatCAAAAACGTTTTGTTCAATTAAATAACAGATGTGTCAAAACATATAAGGATATATATCCAGTTGAAAAGGAATATAAACTATAtacacaaataaaaaaagaaacagTGGCAGTTATTAATTTGATTAATGCaaactataaaaaatattatttaggTCAGTAATATGTTTGCAATAATTTTTGAGATGTGTTCAGTACGTTATTTTGTTGGTGcattatattgttttttcagTTTTcgatatataattatttttgaattaataattttttagcatatatataaaattataaacgTGAATAGTTTGTTTTacattttgttattttttccgtttttttttaaaaatgataaattaaataaatatgttttttaattttttcgtcataaaaaataaacattgAAATGTAAAGCATGTAGGGATTGTTCATTGGTGCGCAAGCTGGGACACTGAATTTGGtgtttgaaaaaaaacaagaaaaatcgaaaaaatgaaaaaaaaacaagaaaaattgaaaaaatgaaaaaaaaataaacagcCCCAACTATGTAGaatgatgaaaaatatatgcataaagatgttcattaattttttcacgtttgatacaattttaattcGCATTATTTTCGTATTTTCCAAAATAATgcttaaaatataaaacagcagcattgatattttttatttgattttttggaaaatttaaaatattttgattgGGATTAACATATtcttgttttttaattctgtcattttttatatggtTTCTCAAATTAATCAttcttttttgtttcattaattttcttttagtTGTTAGTGGCACATGCCCTTTagctttttcttttaaaatttcGACATTTTTGCATTCCCTTACTCcttttaaaaacattttgatgatttcaatttttgttaaatcTTTTCTATTTTCGATATCAATTTCAACAGTTGCATTTCGCAGTCTTTTCATATAACTCCTAAATACATGGcgttttattattgtttgttttttttctgcaTATTTTGTGTttggaataataaaattatgatatcTTCCTTTAATTAAGTTTAAAACATATCCTTCGCATAATTTtcccaaaaaaaaaattagaaaaatgggaattatcatttattgcatatttatcgttattttaaattgtgGTCTAAGTGGTAAATATTACATtgttttatcttttttttatttttttgtaacaATATTGTAGCcttaaaattgaaaattcaataatcattatttttatcttttgtTATGCCATTGAAATGacgaataaaaaatttggaaaaatggaaatgaATTTGATATAAAATGAGCACACAACTAATTTAAATGGATATAACTAAATAAACCTATGGATAAAATGAGagttgtaaaaaaaaaaaaaaattaagaaaatGCAAAacaaattgaaaatatgaaaaatgtaaagataataaaagtttgtgaaaaaagtgaaataaaaaatgtgtatataaagaattattaccaatatataaaattaaagagCATATTACGAAAtcgaaaataattttttcctGTTTAAGGTTAAACAAGGTCTTGTTCGTGAtcttgaaaaaaaaagaaataatggaaataaagaatcgatatatacaaatgatagatatttttattttattagtttgtgtatttcatatttaattttatagatattatatatattgcacattttattttatgtgtAAATTTTTTGGATAATTATTACCTGCACGCGTAAGGCAATTAAAAGGGTAAGATTTCCAATTGCTGTAAAAATGGTAGCATTtgctattttttctttaaacaATGAAAATGTGAATGCATAAATTGATAAAAGAATTATGTTAAAAAggttaaaaataatgtttatatctatgaatttaatttttttgagtgtaatattcatatatttattgtaaaaattatttatcatttcgttcatttttttaagtggAAATTGGAAAAAAGTATTGTTTgatacatacatatatatgttggTAATGTAACTCTCATATGAGGGGtacatataaatgtatatatttataacattATCACTAAACATGTAATTAAAaagtgtttttttttttttttatatatttttattaaattagtAAAATATCATTTTGGAAATACTGTGTAAGTGAAAAGAATTATTATAGTTTAATTGTGGTTAAAATGTTTAtggaatttttttttcattttatagatatacatatatggGCATAATTAAAAGTGGgcaaaaatattgtatagAAGATTTAAGttaattttaacaaattttatatatgtatttttttttttgataaaataatatcctatttaaatgtatgttattattactttatagtaaatttttttattcatataaatttaataattgtgttatatatctttacatatattaggatataaaaaattatatgaaatataacaatttttttaataaaatagcttctttatcataataagcttatttttttccataaaatttaatgtttAAATGTTTGAAATGTTGGAAAATTaaacatgcatatatgtatgtaatatgtatatgcatgatttatttgtttgtttatttgattataattcatataGATATCATATTTGTTTTCCTATTCCATTGATAAACTATACCTTTTTAGCGAATTAAATTcatgaatatttttctaataataaatataatagtttGATTACTCCTATAAATTGTATGggtatttttaattcactatttaatatatagcattaatatttgtcatagattttttttttagaacGAATAATATActgtgaaaataataaataaaatacttttcaattaagaatatatatagcatacaaataaaaagggaaaaaaaatttttttaagggCTTATATTGAAGTTGTTGACTTTATcagatatattttatgtgcatttattttttcagaaagtgaaaatatataaggGAGAAGCATTTATTCATTATCATATTATTGTAAAAGATATTGGACATATATGTGTaagtatttaaaaatactactaaatttgatttttttgctatttttcttaatgaaattataaaaacaacATATTGAAAAAGTGGTGAATGAAATAAAGATAGAATGATCAAacttattaatttaaaaaataatgaaaataagtTTATTCGgaacttatatatatggccTAGGATTTATCACCAAAACTTGTATTGCTcagtaaataaaaatgtaaaattttttgataatattaaaataaataaaaatagaattATAAAGATTGGGaacaatgaaaatataaaaactaaaatatatagctttaaaaattacaattttgataaaaaaaataatatagataaaactacaaatataacaaaacaTAATAGAATAAGTATTAGATGTTTTTCTACAAATTCTGGGAATAATAcaattgataaaaataataaaggcgctaatataaataaaaatgaaggtgaaaataatatagcaAATAATTGTAAGCAAACTATTTTggaaaaaagtgaaaataaaaaatgcgaaaataatgaaaaacaaCGCCAAAAAACAACAAgggaaatatatatggataGAAAGCATAGAGAatcaataataaaaatgtatctttttttaagtttaGTATTAATGCCAtttggatatatatatatgtattgtatagaaaaaaatataaatataaaagaattaatacaaataataaaaaaaaaatgtgaacATTTAGAATCacaatataatgaaataatacaaGAATTTATAGACAAGTATTTTCCTATTAATAATGAGCCATTATTACCTGATTTTAAGGATCTAAACTATCCAGAAAATTTGCCAACTTTAGTAATAGATTTAAATTATGTTATAGCCAAATTAGAATATGATAGAAAAACTGGATGGAAGGTTTTGAAAAGACCATACTCtgatttgttttttaaagaattaTCAAGTTTTTATGAAATAGTTATATGGTCAGACGATAATTTTCCAGTAGCTCAAGAAGTAATATCAAAGTGGGGTATACCCGCTATTGGTTGTTTGCACAGAGATCAAtgttcaaaaaaaaaaaaattttatattaaagatTTAAATAGATTGGGAAGAAATTTGGATAGAGTTGTTATTATAGATCATGATATACATGCTTTTATGTTGCAACCCGAAAATGggatattaataaaagagTTCCATGGTGATATAGAAGATAATGAAATGTTATGTCTTATTGATTTGCTAAAATCTTTTGCTATTagttcatataatattggccaatttttacaaaaatatggGGGAGGAGATTATAATATAGGCAAAAGATATTTGCagcaaaaaaatgatgctGAACAAAAATCTCAAAGAATACGAAGCCTcggaaaaatatttcacgTTGACAATAAGAAGCCGCATTCCGGCATGTCCTTTAATATATGAAGGGAAAAAATTTGGGAAAAAATTTGGgaaaaaatgagaaaaaatttgggaaaaaatatgaaaaaatgaaaatattttaagcaaaatgcatatatgtatacaatACTGCAGCCTCTAGAATGGGAAATTTTCCATGGATTGGAAAACTCTTTCAGCTTTTATACAacatttgttttaatactttcttttgaaaattgggcatatatatataatgtatatagGCGTTTGCCCATGctttaacaatttttattttttttgt
This genomic window from Plasmodium berghei ANKA genome assembly, chromosome: 2 contains:
- a CDS encoding dolichyl-diphosphooligosaccharide--protein glycosyltransferase subunit OST2, putative translates to MINNFYNKYMNITLKKIKFIDINIIFNLFNIILLSIYAFTFSLFKEKIANATIFTAIGNLTLLIALRVQITNKTLFNLKQEKIIFDFVICSLILYIGLFSYIHLN
- a CDS encoding mitochondrial import inner membrane translocase subunit TIM50, putative, with amino-acid sequence MIKLINLKNNENKFIRNLYIWPRIYHQNLYCSVNKNVKFFDNIKINKNRIIKIGNNENIKTKIYSFKNYNFDKKNNIDKTTNITKHNRISIRCFSTNSGNNTIDKNNKGANINKNEGENNIANNCKQTILEKSENKKCENNEKQRQKTTREIYMDRKHRESIIKMYLFLSLVLMPFGYIYMYCIEKNINIKELIQIIKKKCEHLESQYNEIIQEFIDKYFPINNEPLLPDFKDLNYPENLPTLVIDLNYVIAKLEYDRKTGWKVLKRPYSDLFFKELSSFYEIVIWSDDNFPVAQEVISKWGIPAIGCLHRDQCSKKKKFYIKDLNRLGRNLDRVVIIDHDIHAFMLQPENGILIKEFHGDIEDNEMLCLIDLLKSFAISSYNIGQFLQKYGGGDYNIGKRYLQQKNDAEQKSQRIRSLGKIFHVDNKKPHSGMSFNI